A region from the Corticium candelabrum chromosome 14, ooCorCand1.1, whole genome shotgun sequence genome encodes:
- the LOC134189424 gene encoding uncharacterized protein LOC134189424: protein MNFNMHSFLPVRTRLASTFLVCACVQTLTVIVAVEMYAFPGLCLLVALVHVRSQTHERANSYVHERSGSFSQDYEANRWHSFYSWSRNSPAARQHAAASVVVDAKPDGSSRELMLIYGGECSTLESVAWIYDIHSNSWEAVDRESVPPAVAMHTMVTLCQRRVLSFGGYRYADGSGTRMCSNETWIFDMARKEWSLATTTLHPNKRGTYIAPRCRHAATVVRDDSSRCRCKESMLVYGGSALRDSTWGPGPHAGALRDLWLLRCNDDANQIYEWIRLSEKGPKLCHPAAVSVFNKTMMYVFGAIFPGQYWTVWSFCLANKTWSRQSVDNKKRESAPGRGVYMTTNRTEHFLVSCCAKPLTVFDLVRRRWFRPEQSGPHGIPSFQASSAITADVGGREILAFGRPFFVIDASHNWMWRLTILVNGSWHWSVEKTRASSSLSGRSFMVAGLMATQEEALLFGGTVLGGDVEQLGSDNNLHRLDLNTRRWSVEVIDIGNRLGPTYGFRATGTVLAESIMIVYGGFTPPRCCWLKFLQSLSPRIETWGYYNDVRMWVKYETQGREPTGRVFHSAVATGFDTMVIYGGFILLDNGGGITRKMKVRRDLWMFTLFPSNNDSADLSAQETDSYWRLIDSVGPGTSYLTSLVAIDDTLYLYGGSDTIIKLDLNYEEGFSVLTLSASCKDNLWTYNLSCGMECTWRAVPYGDIGPGRRCVHEAFAYGDHMLVTGGCFGPATVKLNFDTYLSQYQCHVESSTSGVWLYKPAVNTWFHLTAQSMYHSGIFGTSSLLWNDLLLSFGGLPHESLAIGQVPKDWLGFSFYRPACPAGTTTSDLKIHVCTDCPLGYFAASPDSACVQCPDGLTTVSPGSTSRANCSRCVRGYCGYGVCTVALQGPAPSCTCRFGFTKDDDGLCNEATYYIAGTGFVAGLALLVLVFVLLAKARTVRKRHSIVLRDKDSELSRRNVILEKKDRELIELTNSWNIDSKELRLRRRIDNAYPGAYGEVHEGEYREMIVAVKKLQGVHRPINRIYLEFEREIEVMRTIRHPNIVLFLGGGRYHDDGCPFLVVEYMPRGSLTTILSNQDIYLDDDSKLRFATDAAKGMRFLHSQRPPRIHRDLKSGNLLVSQKWVVKVADFGAARLVKDEGVCQDAVRGEGFLDQSAPLLHADYQLSSGVGTPSWCAPEILCGQRYGTPADVYSFGIVMWEIWSRKSPYYDQTCRRLTMSIVNGIRPTVPEDEPDCYIQLMQACWSGKADCRPTFREIVRMLEDMSEKSISLVRPDA from the exons ATGAATTTCAACATGCACAGTTTTTTACCCGTCCGTACTCGATTAGCTTCGACATTCTtggtctgtgcatgtgtgcagaCGTTGACTGTCATCGTTGCCGTCGAAATGTATGCGTTTCCAGGTCTATGTCTGCTCGTTGCCCTTGTCCATGTACGGAGTCAGACGCACGAGCGAGCGAACTCCTACGTCCACGAAAGAAGCGGATCCTTTTCGCAAGACTACGAGGCCAATCGTTGGCATTCGTTTTACAGCTGGAGTCGCAACAGTCCAGCAGCGCGGCAGCACGCGGCGGCATCCGTAGTCGTCGACGCAAAACCGGACGGCAGCTCGAGAGAACTGATGTTGATCTACGGGGGCGAATGCAGCACCCTGGAAAGCGTCGCGTGGATATACGACATCCATTCCAACTCTTGGGAAGCCGTCGACCGAGAGTCCGTCCCTCCGGCAGTCGCCATGCACACGATGGTGACTCTCTGCCAACGACGGGTGCTGAGTTTCGGCGGCTATCGTTATGCCGACGGTTCTGGAACGAGAATGTGTAGTAACGAGACGTGGATTTTTGATATGGCACGAAAGGAGTGGAGTCTCGCGACGACAACTCTTCATCCCAACAAACGTGGCACCTACATCGCTCCCCGATGCAGACACGCCGCGACGGTAGTACGTGACGACAGCAGTCGGTGCAGGTGTAAAGAGTCGATGCTTGTTTATGGTGGATCCGCTCTTAGGGACAGCACGTGGGGACCGGGTCCACACGCCGGTGCTCTAAGGGATCTCTGGCTATTGCGTTGCAACGACGATGCGAATCAGATATATGAGTGGATAAGACTTAGCGAAAAGGGACCAAAACTTTGTCATCCTGCGGCTGTTTCCGTCTTTAACAAGACAATGATGTACGTTTTTGGTGCCATATTTCCCGGCCAATACTGGACAGTCTGGTCGTTCTGTCTGGCCAATAAAACCTGGTCGAGACAAAGCGTTGACAATAAGAAACGAGAATCGGCTCCCGGACGAGGTGTGTACATGACGACTAATCGGACGGAGCATTTTCTAGTTTCGTGTTGTGCAAAGCCGCTGACCGTTTTCGATCTCGTCCGACGTCGTTGGTTTCGACCCGAGCAGTCGGGGCCGCACGGCATCCCGAGCTTTCAGGCGTCGTCGGCGATAACCGCCGACGTCGGAGGACGGGAAATCCTCGCGTTCGGTCGGCCATTCTTCGTCATCGATGCGAGTCACAATTGGATGTGGCGTTTGACGATTCTCGTTAACGGTTCGTGGCATTGGTCGGTGGAGAAGACACGGGCATCGAGCTCTCTCTCTGGGAGATCTTTCATGGTGGCCGGATTGATGGCGACGCAGGAAGAAGCACTCTTGTTTGGTGGGACGGTACTGGGAGGGGATGTTGAGCAATTGGGTAGTGATAACAATCTGCATCGTTTAGACTTAAATACTCGCAGGTGGTCGGTCGAGGTTATCGACATCGGGAATCGACTGGGACCGACGTATGGGTTCAGAGCCACAGGGACGGTCCTCGCCGAGTCGATCATGATCGTGTATGGCGGATTTACACCTCCACGGTGTTGTTGGTTGAAATTTCTACAATCGTTATCACCGCGGATTGAAACTTGGGGCTATTATAATGACGTGAGGATGTGGGTGAAGTATGAGACCCAAGGGAGAGAGCCGACGGGAAGAGTGTTTCACTCTGCTGTAGCCACGGGCTTCGACACGATGGTAATATATGGCGGGTTCATTCTACTCGACAATGGCGGTGGTATAACGAGAAAGATGAAGGTCCGTCGCGACCTCTGGATGTTTACTCTATTTCCGTCGAATAATGACAGTGCCGATTTGTCAGCGCAAGAGACCGATTCATACTGGCGTTTGATCGACTCAGTTGGTCCCGGCACGTCCTACTTGACATCACTCGTCGCCATCGACGACACTCTCTATTTGTACGGTGGATCAGACACCATCATTAAGCTCGATCTAAATTATGAAGAGGGATTTTCCGTGCTGACTCTTTCTGCCAGCTGCAAGGACAACCTGTGGACGTACAATCTCTCCTGCGGCATGGAATGTACATGGAGAGCTGTCCCGTATGGGGACATAGGACCCGGACGTCGCTGTGTGCATGAAGCTTTTGCTTATGGAGATCACATGTTGGTGACAGGAGGCTGTTTCGGTCCGGCAACGGTGAAGCTCAATTTTGACACCTACCTGTCGCAATACCAATGCCACGTAGAGTCGTCCACGTCTGGTGTGTGGCTCTACAAACCAGCGGTGAACACGTGGTTTCATTTGACGGCTCAGTCGATGTATCACAGCGGTATATTCGGGACTTCTAGCCTTTTGTGGAATGACCTCTTGCTGTCGTTCGGTGGACTGCCGCACGAATCTCTAGCCATTGGACAAGTTCCCAAGGACTGGCTGGGCTTTTCTTTTTACAGACCGGCATGCCCCGCTGGTACAACAACTAGTGACCTGAAGATTCACGTGTGCACGGATTGTCCCTTGGGCTACTTTGCTGCTTCTCCTGATTCTGCTTGCGTTCAGTGTCCGGACGGACTGACCACAGTGTCCCCGGGATCGACCAGTCGAGCAAACTGCAGCCGGTGTGTGCGCGGCTATTGCGGCTACGGAGTCTGTACGGTCGCACTGCAGGGTCCCGCTCCTTCTTGTACGTGCCGGTTCGGATTTACCAAAGACGATGACGGACTGTGTAACGAAGCAACGTACTACATTGCTGGAACGGGGTTTGTAGCCGGATTAGCGCTTCTCGTGCTCGTCTTTGTATTGCTGGCGAAGGCTCGGACGGTGAGAAAACGTCATAGCATCGTGTTGAGGGATAAAGACAGCGAGTTAAGTCGTCGCAACGTTATACTAGAGAAGAAGGATCGTGAGCTGATAGAACTCACTAACAGTTGGAACATCGATTCTAAGGAACTGAGACTGCGGAGGAGAATCGATAATGCGTATCCCGGTGCGTACGGCGAGGTGCACGAAGGAGAGTACAGAGAAATGATTGTGGCGGTCAAAAAGTTGCAAGGAGTTCATCGCCCTATCAATCGCATTTACTTAGAATTTGAACGTGAGATCGAGGTGATGAGAACGATCAGACACCCAAACATCGTTCTCTTCTTGGGGGGTGGTCGTTACCATGACGACGGTTGTCCGTTCCTTGTGGTGGAGTACATGCCTCGCGGATCGCTCACGACGATATTGAGCAACCAAGACATCTATCTCGACGACGACTCGAAACTGCGATTCGCCACTGACGCTGCGAAGGGAATGCGGTTCTTGCACAGTCAACGTCCGCCTCGAATCCATCGTGATCTGAAGAGTGGTAATCTGTTGGTGAGTCAGAAGTGGGTCGTCAAGGTTGCCGATTTTGGAGCAGCTCGCCTGGTGAAAGACGAAGGAGTGTGTCAGGACGCTGTGAGAGGAGAAGGGTTTCTTGATCAGTCGGCTCCCCTTCTTCACGCCGACTATCAACTCTCGTCTGGCGTTGGAACACCGTCTTGGTGTGCTCCAGAGATATTATGTGGGCAACGATATGGAACACCAGCCGACGTCTACAG TTTCGGTATTGTCATGTGGGAGATTTGGTCACGGAAGTCTCCCTATTATGATCAAACGTGTCGACGTTTGACAATGTCTATTGTGAATGGCATCAGGCCGACTGTGCCGGAGGACGAGCCGGACTGCTATATCCAACTGATGCAAGCCTGTTGGTCAGGAAAAGCAGACTGCAGACCAACGTTTCGGGAAATTGTACGCATGCTAGAAGACATGAGTGAAAAGAGCATAAGCTTAGTGCGTCCTGACGCTTGA